One region of Cryptomeria japonica unplaced genomic scaffold, Sugi_1.0 HiC_scaffold_227, whole genome shotgun sequence genomic DNA includes:
- the LOC131868975 gene encoding replication protein A 70 kDa DNA-binding subunit A-like produces the protein MLTKDSTLILALHNACVGYFNGKLINIIAATTLHINPNFPEAELLTLRGKDPLLAVPFVAQTIHIDGRYTRMTISSIRKGMSIRPETIQTTLLAVLRFVNVNDKKFYYAACPLIVNERPCKKKCTHHANDSWFFSRCQMTMQDCNYSYLLPLKLQDAIGTLWATAFDEGGIHLLHKTAKQLYALQNDGTTTETPSSVIKRALSCYYSFTLLVSTETYNSETKMKVKVNKVAPVEFKAECHALLAKIGCLSTKS, from the coding sequence ATGCTGACCAAGGATAGTACGCTTATCCTTGCTTTACATAATGCTTGTGTTGGCTATTTCAATGGGAAGCTTATAAACATAATAGCTGCAacaacattacatatcaacccaAATTTTCCAGAAGCAGAGCTTCTCACATTAAGAGGAAAGGACCCTTTGCTTGCTGTACCTTTTGTTGCACAAACTATCCACATAGATGGCAGATATACTAGAATGACAATATCTTCAATCCGTAAGGGGATGAGCATTAGACCAGAAACAATTCAGACAACATTGCTAGCTGTTCTGCGCTTTGTGAATGTCAATGACAAAAAATTCTATTATGCAGCTTGCCCACTAATAGTGAATGAAAGGCCTTGCAAGAAAAAGTGTACACATCACGCTAATGACTCTTGGTTTTTCTCTAGATGTCAAATGACTATGCAAGACTGCAATTATAGTTACCTCTTGCCTCTAAAGTTGCAAGATGCCATAGGTACTCTATGGGCCACTGCATTTGACGAGGGTGGcattcacttgctacacaaaactgcAAAACAACTCTATGCACTCCAAAACGATGGAACAACAACAGAAACACCTTCCTCAGTGATCAAGAGAGCACTGTCATGTTACTATTCATTCACACTGCTGGTTTCTACTGAGACATATAATTCAGAAACGAAGATGAAAGTCAAAGTCAATAAAGTTGCTCCTGTTGAATTCAAGGCTGAGTGCCATGCATTACTTGCAAAAATTGGCTGCCTAAGTACAAAGAGTTAA